Proteins encoded in a region of the Archangium lipolyticum genome:
- the coaA gene encoding type I pantothenate kinase — translation MSAPKPQTASMFVDFERDAWRALRAATPLPLTAEEVEGLRGLGEHLDLEEVADVYLPLSRLLNLHVAATQSLWTAQQAFLGGFTQKVPFIIGIAGSVAVGKSTTARILQALLSRWPDHPHVELVTTDGFLFPNRVLTERNIMHRKGFPESYDRRALVRFLAELKAGRAEVTAPVYSHLVYDIIPGEVVTIRRPDIVILEGLNVLQTGATTGGKPAHTFLSDFFDFSIYVDAHEQDIRHWYVERFLRLRQTAFRDERSFFRRFAELTEEQAIARAESVWGEINGPNLAQNIAPTRSRARLILVKGPDHRVRRIRLRKM, via the coding sequence ATGTCCGCACCCAAGCCACAGACCGCCTCCATGTTCGTCGACTTCGAGCGCGATGCATGGAGGGCCCTCCGCGCCGCGACTCCGCTCCCCCTCACGGCGGAGGAGGTCGAGGGGCTGAGGGGGCTCGGCGAGCACCTGGACCTCGAGGAGGTGGCGGACGTCTACCTGCCGCTGTCCCGGCTGCTCAACCTCCACGTGGCGGCGACGCAGAGCCTCTGGACGGCGCAGCAGGCGTTCCTCGGCGGCTTCACGCAGAAGGTGCCCTTCATCATCGGCATCGCGGGCAGCGTCGCGGTGGGCAAGAGCACCACGGCGCGCATCCTCCAGGCGCTGCTGTCCCGGTGGCCGGATCATCCGCACGTGGAGCTCGTCACCACGGACGGGTTCCTGTTCCCCAACCGCGTGCTCACCGAGCGCAACATCATGCACCGCAAGGGCTTCCCCGAGAGCTATGACCGGCGGGCCCTGGTGCGCTTCCTCGCGGAGCTCAAGGCCGGACGCGCCGAGGTGACCGCGCCCGTGTACTCGCACCTCGTCTACGACATCATCCCGGGCGAGGTGGTGACGATCCGCCGGCCGGACATCGTCATCCTCGAGGGGCTCAACGTCCTGCAGACGGGGGCGACGACGGGCGGGAAGCCGGCGCACACCTTCCTGTCCGACTTCTTCGACTTCTCCATCTACGTAGACGCGCACGAGCAGGACATCCGGCACTGGTACGTGGAGCGCTTCCTGCGCCTGAGGCAGACGGCGTTCCGCGACGAGCGCTCCTTCTTCCGCCGCTTCGCCGAGCTCACCGAGGAGCAGGCCATCGCCCGCGCCGAGTCCGTGTGGGGGGAGATCAACGGCCCCAACCTGGCGCAGAACATCGCGCCCACGCGCTCACGCGCTCGCCTCATTCTCGTGAAGGGGCCGGACCACAGGGTGCGCCGCATCCGGCTGCGGAAGATGTGA